From one Lycium barbarum isolate Lr01 chromosome 6, ASM1917538v2, whole genome shotgun sequence genomic stretch:
- the LOC132643946 gene encoding uncharacterized protein LOC132643946, producing MQLLKTSKGKLDNDHLMSGLRATTRAGSRQEYEKGKPYQSSKAHKSQGANDSAKAQQNSEVGSMLFDQIYKDKETLNAVMRQYAFMKQFQFRVKRSGTKSYHLVCPGDNCSWCLKASSLNESRLFKIRNFCDVHTCLLKDRIYEQRQATSNVVSIIIMDKYEDPKTIYTPKDISRDMRKQHGVTLTYMQAYRTKQKAMIMLQGDPTDSYSKIPAYLYILQKTYPGSVVRLEKTEEDHFLYTFVALEACIRGWEYCRPIVVVDGTHLKSTYKGTMLIACTLDPGGSILPLAYGIVDSENDSSWTWFFEWFRDAFGERENMCFVLDRHESIWNVSPAVYPGLPHYACIWHLWNNLIKQCHRNKEQMRKLYYAMAKAYTLQEFNECMGRVTKIDRKLRRYLFEIGYHKWTRIHATVKRTWTQTSNIAESINNATVNARELPVAKLLDFMRELVERWNATHNEEAKNTFTDLTKKYQEIINKNGVRASTEFLHTVIDGVRRFTVCLRARTCTCGRFKLDEIPCGHAMAAIVYRHQHRAEYTFAYYSNKNFLDTYAIPVVPLPCESTWDIPRHVKEEIVLPPDGKRPPGRPATKRMKPFHERKFKKSTVTCSRCGTEGHKPEARAATRFKTPLKPNCMNDVANMINKLKDLAR from the exons ATGCAGTTACTAAAGACAAGCAAAGGCAAACTAGACAATGACCATCTCATGAGTGGACTTAGAGCCACAACAAGAGCAG GTAGCAGGCAGGAATATGAAAAGGGCAAACCATATCAGTCATCCAAGGCACATAAGTCACAAG GTGCAAATGATTCAGCTAAAGCTCAGCAGAATAGTGAAGTGGGATCAATGCTATTTGATCAG ATTTACAAGGATAAAGAAACACTCAATGCAGTTATGaggcaatatgcctttatgaagCAGTTTCAATTTCGAGTGAAAAGGTCTGGTACAAAAAG CTATCATCTCGTATGCCCTGGTGACAATTGTTCGTGGTGTTTAAAGGCCTCAAGTCTAAATGAGTCAAGGCTTTTCAAGATTAGGAATTTCTGTGATGTGCACACATGCTTGTTAAAGGATAGAATTTATGAACAACGTCAAGCAACTTCCAATGTCGTCAGCATTATTATAATGGATAAGTATGAAGATCCAAAAACAATATACACACCCAAGGATATATCTAGGGACATGAGGAAACAACATGGTGTAACATTGACCTACATGCAAGCTTATAGAACAAAGCAAAAGGCAATGATTATGTTACAAGGGGATCCCACCGACTCGTACAGTAAAATTCCAGCCTACTTATACATTTTACAGAAGACATATCCGGGATCGGTTGTAAGATTGGAAAAAACAGAGGAAGACCATTTCTTGTATACCTTTGTAGCACTGGAAGCTTGTATTAGAGGATGGGAGTATTGCAGACCTATAGTGGTGGTTGACGGAACCCATCTTAAATCAACTTACAAGGGGACTATGCTAATTGCTTGTACATTGGATCCAGGAG GTAGTATACTGCCGCTTGCATATGGTATAGTTGATTCCGAAAATGATTCATCTTGGACATGGTTCTTTGAGTGGTTCAGGGATGCTTTTGGTGAGAGGGAGAACATGTGCTTTGTGTTGGACAGGCATGAAAGTATATGGAATGTGAGTCCAGCAGTGTACCCTGGGCTGCCTCATTATGCCTGTATTTGGCATTTGTGGAACAATTTAATTAAGCAATGCCACAGAAATAAAGAACAGATGAGGAAATTATACTATGCAATGGCTAAGGCATACACCCTCCAAGAGTTTAACGAATGCATGGGAAGGGTGACCAAAATAGATAGGAAGTTGAGGAGATACTTGTTTGAGATTGGTTATCATAAATGGACACGGATACATGCAACAGTAAAAAGAACATGGACACAGACTTCAAACATAGCTGAATCTATAAACAATGCTACAGTGAATGCTAGGGAATTGCCGGTGGCAAAATTATTGGATTTCATGAGGGAATTGGTTGAAAGATGGAATGCGACGCACAATGAAGAAGCAAAGAATACATTCACAGATCTTACTAAAAAGTATCAAGAAATTATCAACAAGAATGGG GTACGAGCTTCCACTGAATTTCTACATACAGTGATTGATGGTGTTAGGAGGTTCACAGTGTGTCTTCGAGCTAGGACGTGTACTTGTGGAAGATTTAAACTGGATGAGATACCTTGCGGGCATGCTATGGCTGCTATAGTGTATAGGCATCAACATAGAGCGGAATATACCTTTGCCTACTACAGCAATAAGAATTTCCTCGATACATATGCAATACCAGTTGTGCCTCTTCCATGTGAAAGTACATGGGATATACCGAGGCATGTAAAGGAAGAGATTGTGTTGCCACCAGATGGTAAAAGACCACCAGGAAGACCAGCTACCAAACGAATGAAACCATTCCACGAGAGGAAATTTAAGAAATCAACAGTGACATGCAGCAGATGTGGTACAGAAGGCCACA AACCTGAAGCAAGAGCAGCTACACGATTCAAAACGCCTCTCAAACCAAATTGTATGAATGACGTAGCAAATATGATTAATAAACTCAAAGATTTAGCAAGATGA